Part of the Suricata suricatta isolate VVHF042 chromosome 8, meerkat_22Aug2017_6uvM2_HiC, whole genome shotgun sequence genome, TGGCTTTGGCCTAGGAGGCGCTTGTGGGCTGTGCACCAGAGCCtgtggcccttcccctgctacCTTCCCGGAAGCTGCAGTAGTTGTCTCTGCACTTGACCTCGCACCACTTCAGCTTGTAGTCCTCACGCCGGCTGTCCTGGATGCGCTGCCAGCCCTTGCTCTTGCAGTAGGAGCTGATTCTGTGGGGGCACAGGGGCAGCGGTGACCATGGAGGCCTTGGGAGCCTGGGAATGGGCAGGTGTGCCAGCAAAGGGGACGTGGGACCCTGGGGGCAACAGAGCAGGGCCCAGCCTGAGGCCTCCTACTCACATGGAGGCCCCGTTGGTGCCTCCGATATAGAAGTAGGGCCCCTGCCCACTGCCGTGcagctccctctcctcctctggcaGTTGCCTCTCCAGCAGAGAGGCCCGACGCCTGGCAGCATCAACTGCGTCCAGGAGGGCTGTGGGCAGGTGGGGGGTCAGAGGCTCTGGCCTGGCTGGAGGGCTCCTGTCCCCTGGCCCTGCCCCGAGCCCACCTTTGTCTTGGCCCCGCTGGCTTGGCAGGTGCGGGGGCTGTTCTTGGCTGCTCCCCATTGGTCTCTTGTGGGCCCAGCCTGTGAACGGGGCATACGTAGTCTGAGGGGTTGCTGGCCGCTGTGAATCTGGCCATCCTGCCCATTTCTAGCCGCCCCTGGGAAGTACCCCCGGCCGCCTGGGCCCATCTCAGCCCAGGCTGAGTCTTGACCAGCGGCCCTGAGCCTATCTTGGGCAAGAGGGGAGAGCCATCACCAGCCAGGGCCCACCTTAGAGAGGGCAGGGTCCCTGCTTACCAACAGGCTGGGAGCtccgtgcaggggaggggagggctagTGCTGAGGCTGCAGCTGAGGGGAACGTGGTGCAGGCATGTGCCCAGGAGAGTGGGGGTCACAATGTCTATGATGACGTCACGGGGGAGATGGGGCCAGGCATGTCCTGGACAGGGGCTGGGTTCTGGGCCAGGCAGGGGCGGTGCCTCCAGACTGTGGAGTACTGCTGTGTCTTCTCTGTGCCTGTTCAGAACCCGCCCCACCTCGACCCTGctgtcctctctcctgctcagctGGCCCAGCCCCCACATCCAGTGCATGGCTTTCTCCTGGCTCCCCCCCAAGGAATGGCTATGTGTGGCCCCCCGATGGGAATGCCTCCTTGGGGATGAGGTGCCTGCCCCCAGGGAGGCACTGGCCAGTCCCAGGGCTGCATTCACCTGGCGCCCGGGAGTGGCTCCGCTGGACCCCTGCAATCCTAGACCGCTTGCCCCTCTTCCTGCTGATGTGGGTCCTAGTGGGTGGCCCCCAACAGCGGCGGATGAAGCGGGTGTACCGGCTGCGGGCTGCAGGCGTGGGAGCACATGGGCGGGGGCATCTCGGGAAGACACCACCCGCATCCCTCTGTGGGACCTTTGGGCAGCCCTTGGTCCTAGCCCCAGGGAGGGCTTCCTCCTGGGGTCCTGGACGTGGGCTTCTGCTGGTGGCTGGctcctgtctctgtgctgaccgtgggGCCTGGTGTCCTGTGGGGGCAGGGCCATGTCACACCTGGTCTGTCCCCGGCGAGGCTTTCCCTGCAGGGACCATCTGTCTGGCATTGCCGCGCTTGGCCTCGGTGGGGCCGGCTGTAAGGAGGTCTGCTATAAGGTCTTTGGGAGCCTGGAGGGGCACCCTGGCCCCAGTGGGTGCCTCCTCAGAGTTGAGGGTGGCACCTGTGTCTGCATTGGGGCTGGGCAGTAGGGCGTCCGCAACATCTTCACggctgctctgggctctgtcccAAGACGATGCCTCCTTCTGAGACGATGCCTTTCCCCCGTGGCCCCTCAGGAACATGTCAGGGAGTTTTAGCTATCCTTTGATGGGTCCTTCCCAGTTTGGGGGCCATTTGGGAGGTGAAGACTTTGGAGAGGATTGAAAaagacaagcaggggagaggtaggcACACTGTGGAGTTGGCAGGACGGAGAGAGGACAGACCAGCTGCTGACAGACCACTCTCCAGAGAAGAAGTCACTTTGCAAACAAACCGGCTGGTCCCCCAAGAAATACTTTCGTCCCCACTTAGGAGAGAAGAGGAGTAAACTGAAGAGCTGTGCGGATGACTGTAGGAGGCGGgctggaggcggggctgggggcgcctCACGCCTCTGCTGAGTGGGCGGCTGAGCGCCGTATGGACGTCCCAGAGCCCCTTGTCCCAGCCCTGGCCCACCCAGAATGGGAGGGTTCCTTGGAGCGGGTGAGTGTGGGGGCTGGACCTGGTCCGGNNNNNNNNNNNNNNNNNNNNNNNNNNNNNNNNNNNNNNNNNNNNNNNNNNNNNNNNNNNNNNNNNNNNNNNNNNNNNNNNNNNNNNNNNNNNNNNNNNNNGCAGTAGGAGGGCTGGAAATTCACGGCAAGGAAACTGTCCGGGAAAAACACAACCACGGGAGTGGGAAGGACCTCGAGCTAAGCCGGCATCTGTGGGGCACGTGGCGCTGGACTGACAGGAGCTCTGCctctcggggggcggggggcgtccacccagggcacctggatgaacATGGTCCGAAAACTTCCAGTCATACCCACGGGGGACTCCTGGGTAGCTCCCCTGATCTCTCCGTGCCTCGCTTTCTTCACCTGTAAAGCGGGCCTGACGGAGCTGCTGCGAAGACAGAGGGCTCCTTATACACGTGACGTCAATGCGGGCTAGTGGTGACAATGGCAAGGAGGGCTTGGCGGCATTCGGGCACGACCAGAGAAAGCTGTGCAGAACAGGGCGGCGGGCAGCTCCGGAGGGAGCAGAGCGTGTGCAAGAGAGCGAGGCCCATCCTCCGCCGTCCAGGGGACAGAGGACTTCCGCGGCGGGTCTGGGGCACGGGGCGTGTGCATGCTCTGCGGAAAGAGGCGCGCGGGGGGCGGCCTTACACCCCCATCCGGCTTCCCTAACTCTGAGCGGGACTCCCTCCACCCTGGCTTCCTGCGGGTTCGAGCTATACCGCCTCACGTTTACGAAGGACCCACGCGAGTACCTGCTTTTGCTAACAGAGAAGTCTGAAGAGGCCGTTTGCCTTTACGAAAAAAGGCGAAAAGAGAAAACAGCGTTCAGCTGACGCGGCCCGCAGGGTCCCTTCCTGGGAACCGCCCCCAGCAGCCCCACCGCCCGCCCCAGAGCCCTGAGCTGTGTCTGTGAGCCTCTCTTGATTTATAttgtgcatccattagcaagatgaaccctaaggtatcagaaaagcctaagaagGGTAATTTTTTGGGTCTGGATGTGCTAGCATTTTTTCCCATGTGCCTCTTTGCTTTGATCATCTTGGCTTACTCAAGGCTTCATAGGGGGGCTCTACGGATGGTGGGAAGACCTGTTTATTACTTTCACAAAGAAATAAGCCATGAGGTATCATTTTTTTGTCATTCCAATCAACAAaggtgaagaaaaacagaaggctCAGGTGTGCCCGCGGGTGGGGAAATGCGGCGTCTGTCTGTGGCAGGCAGGGGTCCCCCCCCCAGAGCCTTTTCTCTACTGCTTGCGCTCATCAGACTTTCTCTGAGGGACGTCACTCTAAATACAGACGCAAAGCTTTACGCTCAAAGATGTTCACGGACGCACTGATCGACAGTCATCGGACGGGAGCCCCCGCAAGGACCCGACTGCACGACGGCCCGCCGCCGGGGGATGGCACTGCCAGGGGCAGGCGACAGCTCGActttagaaataaactttttaccTGGTCAGGTAAAAAGAGCGGCAGGAAGCAGCACCCCGGCAGGATGGAAGGAGGAGCCTGGTGAACCTGGAGAAAATGTTCAAGGAAACAAGACATCACGGTCGTGCCTCGGGCCTTCTTCCCAAACACACGGCTGCCATCCCCGGGTGCTCGGCAGGTGCTGACACTGTGTGACGGGCTGGCGCCTCCGGGCTGGGAGGGCAGTCTGGAAGGACGCCCCTCGGGGAATTGGTCCAAGGAGACAGACCTAGTCCGGGGCAAAGGGGCTCGTCCTGAGGAGCCACTCCCCCCAGAAGACAGGCCCCTCTTGGTCTGGCCTGCGGGTCTGTGACCCTCATGTTGCGGCGCTGGGGGGCTGGGCCCTCTGCAGAGGGGGCTCGTCTCATTCAGGACACCCCTCTCCTGACCCTCCTTCATCTCCTTCTGCTCCTGGGCAGCGAGCTGAGAGAACCCACAGGCTCCCTGGCggccaggtggggagggggcacactCAGGCCCTCACACTCCACCCGCCTGTCCCTCTTACCTGCCCAGCAAGGTGGTGTAAGCCCTTTGCCGGGGAAACAACAGTGGTGGCCTGGCAACCGTCCCTGGGCAACAGCCAGCAGGTGGCCCAGAGGCAGGcaggtggctggggaggggcaggaggccaggctcCATGGGCAAGCTAGTCAGGGGGCCCctgcggggaggtggggggcggggctgtggcTGGATCAGCGGCATTATGTGCACAGTCCCCATGTGGGCTTTGCAGCCTCCATATGATCATACCCGAGCCTTCTGAAGACCCCCAAATCCGTGCCCCGACCCCAGGAGCTGACCCTGTGAGGGTTTTGTGTTCCCTTATGCTTTACATGCTTGATTTCATCTCCCCTTACTGCAGACTGTCATGTGGTGTCCGCCTTCCGGCCACATGGCCTCGCCACCCTCCTGAGTCTTGTGTGGGTCTCAAGGGCATCTCTGCTTAAGGTGCCTTCACTTGCTTCTTATAGGACTGGATGGTGACCCCCAAACGTGTCCATGTCCCGAGCCCCAGAGCCTGCagatgtgaccttacttggaaaaagggcatttgcagatgtgattaagggtCTAGAGATGAGTCCCTCCTGGCTTATCCGGTGGCCCTAAATCCAACGGCCAGCGCCCtcacagagggaggcaaagagcGGAGCCCCAGGAGGAGTCATGTGAGGACGCGGGACAGAGGCCGGAGTGGCCACAAGCCCAGGGATGCCCGGAGGCGCCAGCGGccggaggaggcaggaaggaccctcccctggagATTCCTGAGTGTCCCGCACCCCCCACCTTGGTGATTTCTGACTTCTGACCTCGTGAAGTGGGAGAGAATGCATTTTTGCCCTAGGAGGCCAACCCTCCTTAAACCGCTCCTTACTTTTGAGTGTCCTGGGGGTGACCCCCCTGTGCAGAGGCCGCCGACGCCACACAGAGGCCAATGCactcccaggctcctcccctgcctgtgctggtCCTGGGGGCGTTCAGGGGTCCATCCTGCTGGACTGTGGGCTGAGACTCTCTGCCCCGAGGTGGCCGTGGGTCAGCCTGGAGGGCAGAGAGCTCCTCCAGCCAGACCCTTGCCTGACTGATTAGGGCTCGTGGCCCCCAGCCAGGGCCTGCAGGGGCAGCAGAGGCTGCGGGGGGCGTGGGGCCCTGGTCTCCCCTCtgcctgagcacagagcccccataTGCGTCTTCCCTCAGGAACCATTGCGCTCCTCCCCAGATTACTTTCTGGGGCCCAGACCCCTCGGAGGGCCGGGCCACCACCCTGGGTCCCTGTGGGTTCTGGGGAAGTGGCCCCTTGCCTGCGCTGACACAAGAGCTCCAGCTCCGAAACTTGCCTCATAACCCGACAGACTGGATGGTGTGGGTGCCGCCCCAGCCTTTCCCACGATGGTAATAGCCTGGGGCGGGGTGCGTCGCTGTGCATCCTTAACCCGCCATCATCGTGGGGGCAGCTGGGCCGCTGGGGGCCTCTGAGCTGGGGGTTTGCTGGTGGTCCAGCCCTACCTCCGGGGccaggggaagtggggaaaagcCCAGCAGTGGGTGGGAAGTTGGCGCCTCTGCTGGGGCCAGGCTACGCTGCCTGGACGCTGGGCCAGGACGCCCTCCTGTCGGACTCCATGCAGCCTCTGGCACCGCTGGCACCTCTGCTTGGCTCCTGCACGTGTCTGCATGGTCCCCGCTTGGTCATCTGCTCTAGAGGCCTTCCTGGGCCGCccttacccacccccacccccactttcttGATTGCTCTGGCTTCTTCAACACTGACAGCACCTGTTACCCCCTCTCAGGGAcgtccctcctctccccagcatCTAGAACTGTGAAAGTTGGCCAAAGGTGCTCAGGAGAGACTTAGTAATGGAAGGAGTGAAGTGGGGTggctggaaagaaggaaggagcagggaggcggcctcccccagggcccctggaggTCCCCTCTTCCCTGACTCAGGCTGTAGAGCACCTGCCCAGGCGCAGTGCCTAAgacctacttggaattctcagGGGAAAGAAGGGGCTTTGGGGGGCAGCCGTGAGACTGAGGGTGGGATCAGCATCCAGAAGTTTGGTTTTGGGGATAGCTCTAGACAGAGGATGTCTCCATGAGCTTCAGTGGGTAGAGAAGCAGCGCGCAGAGAGGCCGTGGGTGGCGGGGGGCTGAGAGCAGCTGAAGACTAAGGGCTGCCTGCCCTTGAACCTCAGGGTGATGGTCTGGCACCTGCAGGCCACTCCCTGACCGACTGCCCAAGCCTCAGAGATGGGCCTGTGGGGCCCTGGTGGGTCCTGAGCGGAGGCCCACGAAGGGAAGCAATGGTGACTTGTACCCTCTGCCATCCGTCCCCCTCCCCTGAGCTCTGGCTCTAGGCTGAGTGCAGGGTCTCCACTCTAGCACCCTCCAGGGGCCTGgtgctgcctggggtggggggacagtgtTGCCCAGGGAGGTGTCCCTGCCCTAGGTTGGAGGTTTGGGGGTCTGGGGCTGCTTCAGTCTTATCCTCCTCAAGAGCCCGCTGCCTGGTACAGGTCGGGTGGAGAGGGCTCTAGGTGGGGCTCCAGGGGGCTAGCTGGCTGCTGCCTCTGGGGGTTTCTCCGGCCCCATGGCAGTGCCCACAGCAGAGCATGTCTGCCTCGCCTGCACGCAGACCCTGacggccccaccccacccacccacgcCCCTGCGATGAATAGAAGCCAGGCCTCCGCACCTCTCCCCTTTATCACCAACAATCCACTATGGCTGTGCATCCATTTTGACCCGCTGAAGGGTCAAAGGGCTCCTCTGGTCTGGGTCTGCGGTCTGGAGGCTAGGGAAGTCCTACATGGCCCATGCCCTGTGGGGGACACTAATGGGCCCATACAGGACCACAGGCCTCGCCCTCCACTCAGTGTccctccaggggcccctcctccagCGGCGGTCAGGCCATGGATGAACGGCATTACCAGACAGTATTAGACAATGGAAGCCAGATCTAACCATGTCTGGTAAGACGCCCATCGGCAGGCTGTGGTGCAGGCAGCCTCCAGTCAGCGGCAAGCATTTCCGGGATGGCGGTGCCCTGCCCATCCTGCAGCACCCCGAGGAAGCAGTGAGACCGCTGGCCATCTTGAGTCTGCCAAGTGGCCCCCAGAAGTCCCTGTGTGTGACCTGAGGTCTGGGTGGAGCCTCCTGGGACCCGCATCGTCCCAGGGCTGCTCTGAGGAGGGCTTTCCTGCCGCCTCGGACCCTGGCAACCCTAGCACGCAGCCCCCAGGTGCATGTGCTTGTGGGTGTACCTACGGAGCCAGAGATCTGGTTTCCCTGCACTTGAGCCTGGGTATACTCACTGTGGCACCCTCGCCAGTTTCCTGAATGGCTCTTGGTTGGTTAATGAATAATAGTGAGGCCAGGGGCAGAcccctctttcctccccagaGGCCGGCTGGGACCCAGTGCagggcagggctcctggggcccACAGGGGCCGCCCCTGTGCAAGTCAGCTGGGCAGGTCTGGAGACTGGTGTCCTGGCTTCAGATCAAGAAGATGAAACAAAGGGCCATCTTGGCCTTGCCGATTTCAGACAATGTTCCCATTCTTGACCGTGACACtgtgggggctggtggggggagagggagactgtTCTCATTGGGAAACAGCACAGAGTGTCTACTGGCCTCTGATTATGGGTttgggctggggcacctggacaCACCACTGTCCTTCCCGCATCCCTGGTTGACCAAGGAGAGTGAGCACCCCATTGGAGAATAAGAGTCCCGGTGTGTGAGAGGCTGCCGCCCGAGGCTGGCCTTGCTTGACGGGGGCCCTAAGGGTGGGGCCAGCTCCCAAAGGAGACAGCTGTGGGACACCACTGTGGACGTCTGACCCTGTACGgtggacagaggggcagagaagggaaggtgGGGGCTGCCTGCTGGCCGCTCTGGACCAGCCGGAAAATGCATTTCCTCAGGTGGCTGCTGGCCTGGGCCCAGTCTCCTCTTCTGCGGAGGGCCCTCCGAGTTCACCCGAAGCGAACACACGGGAGCAAAGCAGGCCGGACTGGGTGTGCGCGCCAGGACCCCGGACGAGGTCGATGACCAGGATGTAACCGGTGGCCCTTTTCCAGTCCAGACCCAATCCTAATGGGCTCTCCTGGGGGTCGGAGCACCCTGAGAACTC contains:
- the TTLL10 gene encoding LOW QUALITY PROTEIN: inactive polyglycylase TTLL10 (The sequence of the model RefSeq protein was modified relative to this genomic sequence to represent the inferred CDS: inserted 1 base in 1 codon); amino-acid sequence: MKEGQERGVLNETSPLCRGPSPPAPQHEGHRPAGQTKRGLSSGGSGSSGRAPLPRTRSVSLDQFPEGRPSRLPSQPGGASPSHSVSTCRAPGDGSRVFGKKARGTTVMSCFLEHFLQVHQAPPSILPGCCFLPLFLPDQDTRPHGQHRDRSQPPAEAHVQDPRRKPSLGLGPRAAQRSHRGMRVVSSRXCPRPCAPTPAARSRYTRFIRRCWGPPTRTHISRKRGKRSRIAGVQRSHSRAPGWAHKRPMGSSQEQPPHLPSQRGQDKALLDAVDAARRRASLLERQLPEEERELHGSGQGPYFYIGGTNGASIISSYCKSKGWQRIQDSRREDYKLKWCEVKCRDNYCSFREGEQLLYQIPNNKVLTTKIGLLSALREYSRVVSKTKMSPCAQAGSRKDTTSALEELTWTSPGCLGPQRVLKMEEFFPETYRLDIRDEREAFFTLSNENQIWICKPTASNQGKGIFLLRSQQEVAALQVKTQIIEDDPIYRKMPFRAPQARVMQRYIQNPLLLDGKKFDVRSYLLIACAMPYMVFFGHGYARLTLGLYDPHSSDLSGHLTNQFMQKKSPLYALLKEDSVWSMDRLNRYINDKFRKTEGLPRDWVFTTFTKRMQQIMAHCFQAVKSKLECKLGYFDLIGCDFLIDENFKVWLLEMNSNPALHTNCEALKEVVPGVVMETLAPQPA